In Mycolicibacterium gadium, the genomic window AGTCGGTCGTCGTCGAGGTGGGAGGTCGCCGCATCGAGGTGTCGCTGCCCGGCGATCTGGCCATCGGCGGCGGCGGTGGTGCGCCCGCGGGCGGCGGTGTCGTCCGCAAGAAGCCCAAGGCACGCAAGCGCGGTTCGTCCGGCGGCGCGGCGGCATCCGGCGATTCGGTGACGGCACCGATGCAGGGCACCGTGGTCAAGGTGGCTGTCGAAGAGGGTCAGGAGGTTGCTTCGGGCGATCTCGTCGTGGTCCTCGAGGCGATGAAGATGGAGAACCCGGTCACCGCGCACAAGGACGGCGTCATCACCGGCCTCGCGGTCGAGCCCGGTGCGGCCGTCACGCAGGGCACGGTGCTCGCCGAGATCAAGTAGTCCTCACCCGGGAATCGCGCTAGTCGGGCGTGACGAGGCTGTTGCGCTGTAGCGGCGTACCAAAGTAGCCGGCCTCGGGGTCGACCACGACGGTCTTGGTGTCGTCGCCCTGCCGGGCCAACGTGTCGCGGGCCATCTGCTCGAACGGGATCTTCTGCGGTCCACCGATGTTCACGACACCGTTCAGCGGTCCGGCGACGGCGGCGCGCGCGACATCGGAGGCGACCCTGTCCGCGGGAATGGGCTGAATCAGCGCATCGGGAACGCGTACCTCGTCGCCGACGGTCATCGATCCGGTGATGGCGTCGGTGAACTCGGCGAACTGCGTGGCGCGCACGATGGTGTAGGGAATGCCGGATTGACTGAGCAGCCTCTCCTGCGCGACCTTGGCCCGCATGTACCCGCTGAGCGGCAGACCGTCCACACCCACGATCGACAGCACAACATAGTGTCCGACCCCGGCGTTCTTCGCGGCCGCCACCACATTCGTCGTCGCCGTGGTGAAGAACTCCAACACCGGCCCGTCT contains:
- a CDS encoding SDR family oxidoreductase, whose product is MRITVIGASGLIGTKVVALLEADGHEVVAASRGTGVDVLSGDGLGEALAGADALVDVTNSPSFEDGPVLEFFTTATTNVVAAAKNAGVGHYVVLSIVGVDGLPLSGYMRAKVAQERLLSQSGIPYTIVRATQFAEFTDAITGSMTVGDEVRVPDALIQPIPADRVASDVARAAVAGPLNGVVNIGGPQKIPFEQMARDTLARQGDDTKTVVVDPEAGYFGTPLQRNSLVTPD